The Halobacillus amylolyticus nucleotide sequence TACGATAATTTAAATGTATTTTTGTAAGAAAATGGTCTAGCGCGGGTTGCGTGTCAAAAAGTTATAAAACAGAAATAATGAAAAGAATGAATCGCACTTTGAAAAGCTTTCCAGAACTATGGATGAATGAAACTTTGAACAAGACTCAAGTTATCCATTCTATTCGAAGTTTTGATCCAAAGCTATTAGATAAACTTTTAGCTGATGAACTAATCGGTCAAACATATACCCAAAATATAGGGGATGTCAAAGTCTTTAAAAGACAAGAACTAATCGATTTTTTTCGTGAAGGAAATGGCAGATGAACTTGCTGAATTGGTGTTGAATGGCACCAAAACAGCGACAGCTTCCAATTATACGATGTATGAGGAAGAGGAGCCGTTACCGCACGTTGGTCTCGATAATAGACAGTGCCTTTTGCGAAGTGACTGAAGAACTCGCTTATTTAGAACGTGAAGGAATTACTCTCGCCAAAAAGGAAGGGAAATATAGAGGTCGAGTAAAAAAGTATCATTCGAAACATGAAGGCATTAACTATGCTACGGAGCTTTACAAAGAGGGAAACATGACTGTGAAAAAAATTTGTAAGTTCACAAATGTATCAAGGTTAGCTTTGTACAGAAAACTGGCGGAGGAGAAGTAAAAAGATGCCACCCCTAACGTATCGCCCCTCAATCTACGAATCGTTTCCGAACCCCTTTAATAAGACTCACTGAAACCAGTTCAGTTAAGTGCATCACTTAAACAGTAACGGTCAACCGGGTAAATAACCGGATTCTCTCATTACCTTGATAACTAAGGGTATATATGGTAAAACAAAAGTGTGTCGTATAAAAAGGAGAGATACTAATGAACAAAACAGATTTAGTTAATAAAGTTGCTAAGGATTCTGAGCTATCGAAGGAGAATGCAGGAAAAGCTGTTGATGCCACTTTGGAATCCATTACAGAAGCACTTGCAAGCGAATATAGTGTTCAATTAATTGGATTTGGTAACTTTGAATCAAGAGAGAGGGCAGCACGTAAAGGCCGTAATCCACAAACAGGTGAGGAAATAGACATACCAGCAAGTAAAGTACCTGCATTCAAGCCGGGGAAAAGCCTTAAAGAAGCAGTAAAATAAGATACCTTTAAGTCAACATTACATGTTGACTTTTTTATTTTGTCTTGGGGAATAATATTTATCTCGTATTTAACAACAAAGGCGTTATGCTTTGAGATAAATAAATCCATCCAAAGGTGAATTTCCTCCTGATGTCGGAAATCGTGTCGTTTACTTTCGTTTGACTCCAATGATTCACTCAAAACTTTATATGCCTTGTTTCGGGCATCGATCCCTCACAAACCGACTATTTCAAAAGTGCGCTGAAATAGTTCGCTCAAAATCGTAATGCTGCGGCCAATGAAAACCAATTGGCTGCAGCATTATTTTTTTCGCTTTCACTCTTGTTCTGCGGGCATCCAACCCTTGAAAAAGATAAAAGCTGTCTCTTTACCGTTTTTGTGTGCTGTATTTTTTTACCTTTCTTCTTTGTGTCTCCTCATTATACATTCTTTGTTCGTAACTCCATCAAGGGCAGGCGAAAAGCAAAGGAAATCGGCAAAACCAAGTAGGCTAACTGGCACTAGCAAAGCAAAGTACGTTTTGGCAATGGCCAGTAAGTCATTGGGTTTCACTCGTTTTCCAACGGACACACCATGAGAGAGCTAATATGTTGATTTGTGCCTACGTGTCCTATGCTTTTCTGGCAAGTCGGCTACAATTCAAGCCGACCCTTGATTCCGTTCTCACAAAAATGTGGTGGGGAGCCATCAAAAAAAGAAAGAGAGGTGAATCAAATGATCATCGAATTAGTAATCACAGTTATTCTCATAGCTGCAGGGTGTTTAGTTTTCTTGCAGCTGTATGATTTCTTTGAAAATGAAACAGTCCGCACGCTATTGGTCGTAGCATACGGACTGTTCACTGTGTTCATGTTGTTTCATTGGTTTGCTGATTACATCTTGTATCAATTAAACAATCTGTAATCGACGAGGGGAAGGTGCCACTTCCCCTTTTTTCTTATGTGCTTACTATATCACAAATTTTAGGAGCGTGTTACAAATGGAACCGATTTATAAAATTGTACGAATTAAGCAAGTGGTAAGGGAAGCAGAATTATCAAATGTCGATGTTATTCGATCACCTGAAGACGGTGCAGACATTGTCCATCAGCTAATTGGTGATGATGATCGGGAAGTGTTTTTGGTGATTTGCTTATCAACGAAAAATGGTGTTATAGCTGTTCATCGCGCTCGTGTTGGTGCGGTAAATGCGAGTATCGCTCATCCGAGAGAGATATTCAAAAGTGCAATATTGAATAATGCTGAAAGCATCATCATTGCACATAATCACCCATCAAGTGACCCTAGTCCTTCCCCGGAGGATATACAGGTAACGAAACGCATGTTGGAAGCAGGCAAGATTGTCGGTATCGAGGTTCTTGATTCCCTTATTGTCGACAGTAATTCCAATAAACATGTTAGCTTGAAGGAAAAATGCTACATCAATTAACTTGAGAGGGGGTTTCCCCTTTCGAGTTTTTCTTCTTAAAAAGATGCTCATTTTTGCCTAGTTACGTTGTCAAAAATGAGAAAACAAAAAGATTTAATGAAAGGGCGGATTATAATGAAAAAGCTACAAAACAAGTGGTTTCTTAAATTCCAAACTTAGAGCAGTATTTATCAAACCGTGAAAGCACGCTTTTAGCTGATGATGCGTTATCTTCCTTAGATGTAGTGGAACAGACATTTTTAAAGTTAGCTTGGTTTTTTGAAAATCCTGAAAAGGAAAATTTCAATTTAGAATGTCTGTATAAGCATTTAGAGAATGAATGGTTGGAAGTTGCACTTGAAGTGGTAAATACTTTCTTTAGGAAAGATACGTTTTTAATCAAAAATCCAACAACGTACTTTGTAACTGAAAAAGATATATATTTAAACCAATCACAGTTCGCGGATTTTTTAACGGAACACGATGTACCGTTTACTCGTCACAAGTTGAACAGTTATTTGAGCCGAGGTGTTTTTCCAAACCCCGATATGGTTGCTGCAGGTACAAAATATTGGCATCAGCAAACGTGTGAACAGTATTTAGGGACACTTGATAAGCAAAGTAGTTCACACTAAAGGTTTCATGCAAATGTTTGGCTTGGGTGAAAAATAAATGACCTGTGCGACTGCGCTACAGTCTGACCGAAAAGCCAAACAACGCTTTTCGTCATTCTGTATGTGTCGCTTCCCCCTAGAATCTTCGATAACAACGGACTGCCCTAAATCTTATAGAATGGTAGTAAACGACTACTAATCAAAAGATTGGAGGGGCTCCCTATCTATGTCTATTATACGACTAATGATTTACACAGCAATATATCGGGGGTGAAGATTGAGAGGTTTTCTCCTGACTGAATTGAAATGGGGAGGGCAGAGCGCATTCTCCCTAAAATTATGTAAAAAGAAGAGACGAAAAAATAACTCGTCTCTTCCTGCGATTTTATAAACCTGGAGAATAGGATGTTGTTGGAATCTCATTATACCGATCAGCATCCAGGTTCTTCACTGTACCTTCAGCTACTCCCTCAATAATACCATTTAGACCTGTTTCAACTGCTTTAACGAGCATTCCTTTTTTCTTCTGTCCCATGCTCTGAGTTTGACCTGTTACCTCAAATAGTACAGCGCCGCTGCCATTTAAGGCGAAGGAGCCTAGCGCTGTCCCTGGGAGATCCAGTCCTTGACTGTATAGAGTAATGTTATCAAAAGGCGAATTGCCCATGGATTGAAGGGCACCATAGGCTGCTAGGTTAAGTTGTTGTGAGAACTCATAGTTATAGGTGTCTGCATATTCTGCGTACTCTTGTCCTTCAGAACTATTTGGATGGGGGACAAATTGGCCTGATAGAGATAGGGTGACAGGGTCATCTGTTCCGTCAACGTAGTACAGTCCTTGGTGATGCAAGTCCACAAAGACGTCAACCGTACCGAATTCTTCTTTTAACCCTTTGTACACGTCACGAACCGTTTGTGACTCTGGAGTGATATACCAGCCTGGGTCGTCGGAGGTTCCCGGGATGTCTTTGGCTTTTGGTACATAATCAAGATCCGGATTAAAATCACGATTTACATCAAAACCGGGACGAGGAGCATAGTTATCACCTTGCAAAGTTCCTGTGTAATAATTCCATGTAGGCCCATCCGCCTTGGCAAGCTGTGGGAAATCTGCTAATACTTCTTTCCAAGACATATCGTTTCCTCTTCGGTCTAATTCAGAAGCATCTGGGTTCATTTTTGGCAAAGCGACTAAAGTAATTTCTTCTCTTACTTTTTTAGCATGGGGGAATTGCTTGAACCTAAGTATTGTAAAATATTTAACAATGCCTCGGTTCCTGTTTTTTCGTTCCCATGAATTTCACTCTCAATCATGATGACGCGGTCTCCGGTCCCGACCCTTGCTTGATAGATATTCCTTCCACTATTCGAGTGGCCGGCCACACTGACTTCAACTTTCCCTTTACTAGTTTGTTCGATTTTATCAAGTTTCTTACCTAACTGAGTATAGTCCGTGAAACCAGAACTATTATAGGTTTGTTGATCAGGAGTTCCCGGATGATTCCCTGCCGCAGATGCCGGCATCACCATGCTGGTAGAAAGGACAATCGTGCTTAAAACAGCCAGAATTTTTTTCTTCTTCAAACTCACCACACTCCTTCAACTTTTTTTGTCAAATTAATAATTATTCTGCAGAGTAATTACTTTCCGGCAGTGTTTCCCAGAAAGAGGTATCTGCTGAATTGATAGAACCGTCAGCTAGTGAATTTAAGCTTGCTTCCATAGCTGTTACAACTTGCTTAATTAAGTAGCCGTTACTTTTTTGCCCTAATACGTAATCTTCATAATAATGGTCTGCCATTCCTCTAACTTCAAGTAATAGAGTAGAGATTCCATACTCTAAAGCTAGTCCGTTTCTGCTGATTGTTGGTTTGTTACTGCCAGGATATTTGGAAAGAAGGCCGTACCCTTTGGAGTCAATAGCATTGTATAAGACAGCACCTAGCTGCTTTGACTGTTCTCGAACTTCTGGGGCTACATTTTCGTTTGTAGGATAAAGAATGGATCCTGAAACAAGCTCACCTGTTTCCCCTAGAGTGGCTTGAGTTCCTTGGTGGTGCAGGTCGATCATGTAATCAGGTTGGTATTTTTGCAAAACATTTTGATGCAATGCTTTCGTTTCGGGCTGGTTACGATCAACATGGTCACGGTTAAGATCAACACCGTTTGCATTGTAACGAGTGTGAGTTCCGGCGACGTAGTTCTCTAAGGAGAAATTGACATCACCTTCAGCACCATCCACGTTTAATCGGGGAGCGATAAGCACATTTACATTATTGAGGATTTCTTGTACTTGTTTTCCGTTAGAAGTTAAGTTTTTAATGACTTGAAGAGCGCCTTCCGTCGTCAGTGTTTCATTGCCGTGCTGCTGGGTTAGAAACAGGATGGTTGGGTTATCTTCATCTATGCCAAAATTGGCCAAGTATAAATCCCTGCCTTTTACAGATTGACCATAAACCTCAAGCTCCAATGCTTCAGAACGCTTATCTGCTTTTTCCAAGAAGTCGACCATTTCTTCGTAGGAGTGAAGGCGTTCATTTTTAATGGTTTCATTTCCTCCATAGTTCGGTCCGTTGGGGCTGTTTTCTTCTGCCAAAACTGTACCTCCCCCTGTCAAAAATGTCCCTGATATCAGTAAGGCTCCACTTACTACTGCTGTTAAGACTTTGTTTTTCATAAACATCCTCCTAAGATTTATTTATAAACTATTTCGGTTAGTAGCAGGTGGATACCTTTCTTAGAAAGGAAAATAATTCCATATGCCCACAGTTGTTTAAAGTGTTAGTAGTTTAAAGGCCTTTTGAAATGGATATATTTACCTCGTTATAAAAGGAGCTGTTCGGCGGCCATTGAATTGATGTCACTTTGAGTTATATACTGTCATATGAGTGTGTATAGATAGCTTAAGAACAAATATTGATATTCAAATGATACGAGGATAATTGGAACGGCATTGGGATTGTAGGAGGTATGTATGATGGATCATTCTCGAATAAAAGAAGAGGTAACTGCACTCTATAAAAAGTTAATAGAGGCCTGGAACCATCGAAATGCAAAGGCTATGGCTACACTATATACCGAAACAGGCGAGCAAATTGGATTTGATGGAAGTTTAATGGAGGGACCAGAAGAAATGGTTTCGGAGCTTAGTGAAGTATTTGGCCAGCATCCCACCCCACCATTCGTTAGTAAAGTAAAGGATGTTCGAATATTAGGAGAGGAAAGTGCTGTGTTACGCGCCATCGTAGGAATGGTTCCCCCAGGTCAGACAGAACTAAATCCAGAACTTAACGCTCATCAGACACTTACTGCGGTGAAAAGAGATCAAGAATGGAAAGTTGAACTTTTTCAAAACACGCCTGCTCAATATCACGGCAGGCCGGATTTAGTCGAGGCGATGACAGAGGAGTTGAAAAATACCCCGGATAAGTAAACTATGTAAGCTGATGCTAGAAGAAACCTAGCATTAGCTTTTCTATTCTTATGAGTTTGTCCACATCGTGTTTAGCCAATAGGGGAACAGCCTTACATTCAGTGAAAGCGAATTTTGTATAATTTAATAGATATATGGCGCATTATTGAGGTGATTAATTATTCATGGTGCATTAGCCCCGTGCCCTTTCTAGTGTTTTTAGATTTTTTCGAAATCTTAGAGGGACTAACTAGAATTTCAGCGAAGATATAACTTATGAATTCTAGTTTAGGAGGGGTAATCTGTGAAGAAAAAGGTATTCTTACATACCACGTTTTTATTATTGATATTATCAACTGTGCTTACCGTTCAGCCGGCTGGTGCTGAAGACGGTAACTCTAAGCCTTCAGATGTCCAACAAATTGAAGTGAAAGACGGAAAAACTCAGCCGGTTTATTCCCATGAAGAAGCGATACGGGAAACAGTCTTTATCGAAACGTCTGTTGATAGTGATGGCGACGGGGAACTTGATCGCATCCACGCAGACATTATTCGACCGAAAGAAACGGAACAGGGTTTAAAAGTTCCGGTCATCTATGAAATGAGCCCATACCGTGCTGGACTCAATCCGATCAATTTCCATGATGTCGATGTCCCTTTAAATCCAGTAGACCATAAGAAACCTGCGAAAAAAGGGAAGGATGAACAAGGTGAAGTAAGTCTTGCACAAGACCAGGGTGCGACCAGCACATCTGCAGCAGCCGGTCCAAATGAACCATCGTTCCCAGGTTACTATGACGATTATTTTGTTCCCCGTGGATATGCAGTTGTTCTTGCTGAAAGCCTAGGAAGTGGGCTTTCAAATGGATGTGCAACGTCAGGCGGCGAGAACGAAACGCTTGGTACAAAAGCCGTTATTGATTGGTTAAACGGCAAAACAAAAGCTTATGACAGTGAAGGGAATCTTGTTGAGGCTGATTGGTCCACTGGAAGTACAGGCATGATGGGGATTTCCTATAATGGTACATTGCCAAATGCTGTATCTACAACGGGCGTAGAAGGATTAGAAACGATTGTTCCGATTGCGGCAATTAGCAGCTGGTACGATTATTACCGAGCAAATGGCGCTGTTGTAGCACCAGGAGGGTATCAGGGAGAAGACACAGATGTCCTGGCACATGCTGTTACGACGCGTGCGAACGCAGGAGAATGTGATGACGTTCTTCAGAAACTTGAGAGATTACAGGATCGTGAAACAGGCGACTACAATGAATATTGGGACGAACGTAACTATGTAAAAGATGCTAGTAAAGTTGAAGCAAGTGTTTTTGCCGTACATGGCCTAAACGATTGGAACGTAAAGACGAAGCACCTATCCCAATGGTGGGACGCTCTTGGCGAAAATAATGTAGAACGTAAACTTTGGCTTCACCAAAGCGGACATGCCAATCCTTACTATCTCCGTAATGAAGAATGGCTTGATACGCTAAATAAGTGGTTTGACTATTGGTTGTACGACATTGACAACAATGTAATGGAAGAGCCAATGGTAGATATTCAACGAGAAGATGGAAATTGGAAAACGTATGAGTCTTGGCCTGCGAAGGATGCAAAGGACATTTCTTTAAACTTCCAGGCAGAAGGGGCTAGTCTTGATCTAAAGCCAATGTCAGGCAAAAATAAGACGACAGCGACTTTTGTAGATAATCCAGCAATAACAGCTGAAACACTCGCTGAGAATCCAGATAGTGATCAAGAGAATCGATTAGTTTACCAAACACCAAAACTTGAATCTGCACTTCGAATAAGTGGAACACCTGAAGTTTCCATTCGAGCAAGCATTGACGCACGTGCCGCTAATTTAACGGCACTGCTAGTAGATTACGATCCAGATGAAAAATCATTTGAAATCGTCACGAGAGGTTGGATGGATCCGCAAAACCGCCATTCGATTTCTAAATCCCACTCGCTTGTACCAGGTAAAGAGTATAAGTTCACGTGGGGGATGCAGCCTGAAGATTATATCTTTGAGGAAGGCCACCAAGTAGGTGTGGTTCTGCTTTCTTCAGATCATAACTATACGATTCGTCCGGAAGCGGGGACTGAGATTACTGTTGATCCAAAACGGAGTAAGGTTATCTTGCCTATTGTGGACGGAAGGAAAGCCATTACTTTTTCGAACGAATAGTTTTTCTTGGAATTCCATGACAACCATACTAACGCCTCCTGGATCTTGGCTAGGGGGCGTTTTTTGCTGAGTGACAGTAAAATTGGTCTCTCAATTTAATGAAACAGACTGTTTTTCTTAAACAAACGGGGCGTATTCTGAGTAATGTCTTGTGCAAATGATAGAAAGAGGTCTTGCTTAGAAACTAAAACCAGCTATTTGAGAATCCTAGCTGGTTACTTAAGGATTCTCCCATGTTATTTAAGAATTACCCCGGGTTATTAAGAATCCTCTCATGCTATTTAAGAATCACAACTGGTTATTTTAGTAACTGAAAGTGTCTGTGTCCCCCGGCGCGTTAATGCATTAACGCGCCGGGGGGCACAGGCCACCAAATCTAAAAAGTTAGTACCTAACGGGTATGTTCAGGAATATGTGGATTTGTATGCCAACAACATAACTGCAAATCCGCAGCCCCATCTCCACATAGGACTGGCTTTTGGAAGGTTTTTTCTTGCTAAACTTATTCTTAATAAAACAGCAAAAACGTGGAAAGATATATGCTAAGGATAGAGCAGAATCATTGTTTTTGATTATGTAAAAAAGAGAGTGTCCCACAATGGTTTGTGGGACACTCTCTTTTAATTTTCCACAGTGTAACTTTTGAGTATCTGTTACAAAGACCTCTTTTTTCTAATCTTTAGTCTTTGGATCATCTTCATCTTCTCCATCATTTTCTGGATCGTCCAACGGCTCTTCCATGTTTTCTTCAGTATCTTCGGGTTTAATGCTTCAATATTTATGGGGGCTGGTATGTTAATTATAAACATATGTTTAGGTGTGGTTGCTTACTTACATATTGTCCTCAATAAAGGGGCGTTGTACTAAAAAATTAAAAAAGCCGATATGAGAGATTCCCATATCAGCCTTTACCATTCATTGTGTTATGGAGTAGTTGACTGCTTTCGTTGAAGAATACTTTATAGGCTAGATTGACAAATACGATAACCGTTAACGAAACGGCCCCAACAATACCGAGCAGGATGGCAATTTGATATTCGATAGCGACGAACGGACTCGCTCCGGCTAAAATCTGCCCGGTCATCATTCCTGGTAAAAACACAATTCCCATGCCGACCATTTTGTTAATGGTGGGCAGGATGGCGGAATCAAATGCACGATTGACCCATTTTTTGGTGGCTGCCTGTGGCGTCGCACCAAGCATTAATGCCGCTTCCACTTTATGCCTCTGGTCATTCATCCCATCAAGCAGGGTCTGTACACCGAGCGTAACCCCTGTCATGGCGTTACCAATAATCATTCCGGCGATTGGAATGAAATATTGAGGGTCGTACCAAGGTGTAAGCTGGATGACGATAAAATTAAAGTAAAGCAAGCTAACGACAGAGCCTGCAATCATAGAAATTAGAACGGCGCGCTTTAGCGGTTTGCCTAGCTCCCCACGGACCCTGCTTGAAATATTGCGGATAGAGAAGGCGACCATGATCGCAACGACAAGGATGGTCAGTA carries:
- a CDS encoding M14 family zinc carboxypeptidase; its protein translation is MKNKVLTAVVSGALLISGTFLTGGGTVLAEENSPNGPNYGGNETIKNERLHSYEEMVDFLEKADKRSEALELEVYGQSVKGRDLYLANFGIDEDNPTILFLTQQHGNETLTTEGALQVIKNLTSNGKQVQEILNNVNVLIAPRLNVDGAEGDVNFSLENYVAGTHTRYNANGVDLNRDHVDRNQPETKALHQNVLQKYQPDYMIDLHHQGTQATLGETGELVSGSILYPTNENVAPEVREQSKQLGAVLYNAIDSKGYGLLSKYPGSNKPTISRNGLALEYGISTLLLEVRGMADHYYEDYVLGQKSNGYLIKQVVTAMEASLNSLADGSINSADTSFWETLPESNYSAE
- a CDS encoding JAB domain-containing protein, yielding MEPIYKIVRIKQVVREAELSNVDVIRSPEDGADIVHQLIGDDDREVFLVICLSTKNGVIAVHRARVGAVNASIAHPREIFKSAILNNAESIIIAHNHPSSDPSPSPEDIQVTKRMLEAGKIVGIEVLDSLIVDSNSNKHVSLKEKCYIN
- a CDS encoding SgcJ/EcaC family oxidoreductase, which codes for MDHSRIKEEVTALYKKLIEAWNHRNAKAMATLYTETGEQIGFDGSLMEGPEEMVSELSEVFGQHPTPPFVSKVKDVRILGEESAVLRAIVGMVPPGQTELNPELNAHQTLTAVKRDQEWKVELFQNTPAQYHGRPDLVEAMTEELKNTPDK
- a CDS encoding ABC transporter permease produces the protein MINLTLWQLGAAYVFIIILLAIVRWRKIPREKQILIATIRMTLQLLIVGYILMLLFENPHPLLTILVVAIMVAFSIRNISSRVRGELGKPLKRAVLISMIAGSVVSLLYFNFIVIQLTPWYDPQYFIPIAGMIIGNAMTGVTLGVQTLLDGMNDQRHKVEAALMLGATPQAATKKWVNRAFDSAILPTINKMVGMGIVFLPGMMTGQILAGASPFVAIEYQIAILLGIVGAVSLTVIVFVNLAYKVFFNESSQLLHNTMNGKG
- a CDS encoding HU family DNA-binding protein, with the translated sequence MNKTDLVNKVAKDSELSKENAGKAVDATLESITEALASEYSVQLIGFGNFESRERAARKGRNPQTGEEIDIPASKVPAFKPGKSLKEAVK
- a CDS encoding Xaa-Pro dipeptidyl-peptidase; translated protein: MKKKVFLHTTFLLLILSTVLTVQPAGAEDGNSKPSDVQQIEVKDGKTQPVYSHEEAIRETVFIETSVDSDGDGELDRIHADIIRPKETEQGLKVPVIYEMSPYRAGLNPINFHDVDVPLNPVDHKKPAKKGKDEQGEVSLAQDQGATSTSAAAGPNEPSFPGYYDDYFVPRGYAVVLAESLGSGLSNGCATSGGENETLGTKAVIDWLNGKTKAYDSEGNLVEADWSTGSTGMMGISYNGTLPNAVSTTGVEGLETIVPIAAISSWYDYYRANGAVVAPGGYQGEDTDVLAHAVTTRANAGECDDVLQKLERLQDRETGDYNEYWDERNYVKDASKVEASVFAVHGLNDWNVKTKHLSQWWDALGENNVERKLWLHQSGHANPYYLRNEEWLDTLNKWFDYWLYDIDNNVMEEPMVDIQREDGNWKTYESWPAKDAKDISLNFQAEGASLDLKPMSGKNKTTATFVDNPAITAETLAENPDSDQENRLVYQTPKLESALRISGTPEVSIRASIDARAANLTALLVDYDPDEKSFEIVTRGWMDPQNRHSISKSHSLVPGKEYKFTWGMQPEDYIFEEGHQVGVVLLSSDHNYTIRPEAGTEITVDPKRSKVILPIVDGRKAITFSNE